Within the Cystobacter fuscus DSM 2262 genome, the region GGGGAAATTGTCGTCACCTTCGATGCGGGCTGGCGCACGCCCGGGCAGGTGGCCCTGGCGCTCGAGGCGGACCCGAGCAGCACCCTCGCGAGCGAGCTGCCGGCGGAGCTCGAGGAGGCGGCGCTGCTCACCCTCACCGCACTCCACCGGGTGGCCGGGCGGGACTTGAATGTCGTCTCCCGCGCCACCGGCACGGCCTCCGTCACCTGGCGCACGGACGCGAGCGCGGTGCCCCTACTGGCCCAGCAGCTCGCCGCACCCCACCAGAAGCCCGGACGGAGGCATGCATGAGTCTCATCGCCGAGGACCTCAAGGAAACCCTCCACCTGCGCCGCTTCGTGCGCATGGTGGACAACGGCCGGCGCGAGGAGTTCAGCGAGCCCGAACCCCACCCCTGCCGGTGGGAGCCCGGTGCGCGGCTGGTGAAGTCGGCCGAGGGCAAGCAGGTGGTGTGCGAGGGGACGCTCTTCACCACCGCGCGGCTCGGCCCGCGGGACCTGCTGTGGCTGCCCGGGGCCAACCCGGCCGACTACACGGCGAGCCGCCGGGCCCTCAACTCCTACGAGCGGAAGGACCTGGAGACGGGCGCCTTCGACCACAGCGAGGTGGTGGTGTGAGCCGCCTCAAGGACGTGGAGCTCGACGTGGCGCGCCTGCTCGAGGCAGCGGGCCTGGGCAGCCTCGCGGACGGACTGCCCACGCTCTACGCGGGGCCCTACCCGCCCGGCGCCCCGGACGCCTTCATCGCGTGCCGGTTCTCCGGCGGGGAGAAGCCGGAGAAGTACCTCGCGGGCGCGAGGACGGCGCTCCACCGCTGTACGGTGACGGTGCTGGTGCGCGCCGCGCGCGGCCCGGACGGCTACTCCGAGGGGAGCGCCCGGGCCCGAGCGGCCTGGGAGGCGCTGTACGACGCCCACCCCGAGGGCTACGTGAGCGTGGACGTCGAGGACGGTGGGCCCACGTACCTCGGCGAGGACGAGGAGGGGCGGCCCCGGTGGTCACTCACGGTGGGCGTTCTGTACCACTCTCATGCATAACGTCGCATTTCATCGCCTCTGCGGCCAATGCGAGGAAAACATTCTCCATGGCTCATCAATCCATTTCGCAGGACACACAGACAAGAAGTCCTCACCATAGAGAGGGTGGTCAACGAGCGTGAACCTGAGACCACCAGCATTCTGTGGCGGGGACCCATCAGCAATAGGATGGCGGTCAGACAATGCGAAACGAAGCAAACTCTGGAGACGCTGCGCATCCGGAGAATTAACTCCAAGAACAGTGTGTACGGCGAGATACGCCTTCTCGTTCCCTCGAATAGCCGTCAACAAGCGCTCGCGCGCGTGGCTGTCCGAGGGAGGGAAGCGAAAGCCAATAAACACAATGGAATCCGCACTCCTGATTGCTTCCTCGCCAGCCACCCAGAGTTGCCGCAGCCAGCCGTCGGAGATCCGCTTTTTGAGGGGGCCAGGACTGGCGATCGCCAACTCACTATCCTTGCACTTGAGGGCAAAATCGAAATCCGGCTGATGATGCACCTCGACCGTCTCTTCACCGGTCGGCAGTTCCCTGGAATCGTCCGGCAAGCCCTTTACCTGCCAATTCACGCTGCCATGCAACTTCAGCAGGCGTGCACGCTGGTGATAGGATAGCGAGTGCATCGCCGACTCACCCAGTCGCACTACGTGAATTTTGTTGGTGACGGCATTGAGCTTCTCGATCACGCAATCGTAATTAAATGTGATGATCGTATCGTCATTTGTCAGACGCGAAGCCCAATCCACAAACGGACTCCACCGCTCAGTGGATGGATCGGCCCCGACAAGAAAGGCGGAGCAGTAGGCCGCCACAATTCGCTTGGCGGCGCGGGAAAGCTCTAGGGGTTCTGGGATTACATCGGGCGCACAATTCCAGGACTTGAAGATGCGCACAAGCCGATGGTAGGCAGGAGAGCCTGCTCCGCCGGCGGCCGCAGTGTCCATGTAGTCAAGGAACTGCTCCGCGTCTCCCCAAATAAACTCCCCAACGTCATTCCAGCGATTTCGTGCCTGATTGTCTGCGCTTCTTGAGCCATAGCTATAGAGACGCAGAACAAGGTCGTAAATGAGTGCATCCAACTTGGGGAACTGCGCTTTGGGGTAGCATGCTTCGAGATGATTCAGCACTTCCGAACGCATCAGCTCGTTAAGCAATGGACCACCCAGTGGTCTACTGAACCCAGCACCAAGAATCCAAACTCGCTTGCTCATGCATCAAGCCTACCTGCCATGAGGCACAGGAGCGAATTGTGCGTCGGGGCTGGCGCAGCGAGGATGTGTCTCCGCCGCGCCTAGCATGCCACACACTGCATCCCACTCGGCCTCCGCGTGCTCCACCCGAGCAGCCAGGTAGCGCATCCGGGACCCTTCAGTTCCATCACGACCCCGCTGCGCCTCTTGGAGCACCCTCCGCCCGCAGGAGCCTCTCGGCCAGTTGCGGCCGTCCGTTCCCGCCCATAGACCACCCTCCCGCCTATTGGACCGGGCGCATCCTGTCGCGCCCCTCGGTGCACGGGGGGGGCTCGCAACCTGACGTCTTCTGAGCACATCCCGGGCCAACCACCCGCCCCTTCTGCCGGGGCATGGCTCCCCGCCGCAACAGACGCATCAGGGTGAAGGTGACGGTGGACACCGCCGCCCTGCGCCAGCTGCGTGACGACGCCCCGCAGGTGCTCCGGGCCCTGGACCATCCGCTGCGCGACGCGGCCCGGCGCATCCTCGACATCTCCCTCTTCCTCGTCCCCCGCGGTGGAGCTCCGGGCGATCCGCTCAACCTCGCCGACACCGCCTTCCTCGACGGCCCCTTCTTCAACCCCGAGCGTAAGTCCTCCACGTGGACCTGTGGTTACGCGCACCCCGCTGCGGGGGCCATCCACCAGGGTTTCCACTGGGGCGACGCGCTCAAGCCCCCACCCGACTTCCTGCGCCGCGCCACCAAGGGCATCTCCCGCCAGCTCAAGAAGGCGGTGGGCCACGTGCTCATGCGGGAGATCGCCCGCCTCACCCAGTAGGAGCCACACCATGCCCACCCCCGAAGTCATCGAAGCCCACCTGTACTCCATTCACGTCCTCGCGACGAAGACGGAGGCCCTGTCGGACGCCAACAAGCCCAAGACGCTCAAGAAGTTCGACATCCCGGACTCCATGGAGCTGCGGGAGCTGAAGTACCTCAACAACACCAAGGGTCTCGTGCAGTACAGCCCCGGCTTTCGCACCATGAAGGGCACGCTCGAGCTGGACGTGGTGAAGGACAGCCCCATCCTCACCACCATCAAGACGGCCTACGCCGCGCGCAAGCCCATCTGGGTGGTCTGCGTGGAGGATCCCGACGCCGCCACGGGCGCCCAGGGCGTGCGCTACGAGGGCGTCATCGGTAGTTACCCCCTGACGTTGGAGGCGGGCACCCTCGTCTCCGTCTCCATCGAGTTCGGCATCAACGAGTTCGAGCCCATCTGACGCCCCCCCCTCTCTCTACCCACCCAACAGGAGCATCCCATGTCCGACGTCGACACCATCAAGCGCCGCCTCCTCAACGCCCCCTGGCGGGAGTACATCCGCCGCAGCGTGGAGGCCGAGGGCGGAGCCATCGAACTCGTCATCCGCCGCCCCCCGGACGCCGTCCTGGAGCCGTTGCTCCGCGACGCCAAGGCCCAGCGCCTCGACGACGAGGGAGCCGAGGAGAAGCGCGTCGAGGACGTCCTGCGCTTCCGCGCGCGCGTCGTGGCCACCTGCGTCTTCCTGCCGAACGCCGTCACCTCGCTCTTCACCCCGGAGGAGGCGTACGCCTGGCCCGGGCTCGTCGAGGTGGCCGACGCCTGCATGGCCGCCATCATGCCCGCCAAGGCCCTGGAGAACGCTCGGGGAAACTGACGGGCGACCCGCTCCACGGGCTCGTGGTCCGGGTCGCCCGCCTCGCGGGGTGGACGTACGAGGAGATGCGGAGCCAGCCCCTCTCATACGTGTACGAACTCGCCGCCGACGCCCAACTGGAGAGCGAGTCCATTCGCCAGGAGAGCAACGTCCCCGCCTCCAGTTCAACGTCAGCCCCAGGGGGCGGCCGCCAGCGCATCATCCGGTACACCATGAAGGGGTAGCCCAGCCGCCCCGCCGACGTCGTGACTTGGCGGGGACAGGCAGGTGCGCGAGGCTGGGGGGATGATCCGAACCCTCGCCACCGTCGCCGTGCTCCTGTCCGTCGCCGCCTGCTCGAAATCGGGACTCGCCACCATCGAGGAGGCCGAGTCCTTCGCGCAGGCGCGCGGCGTGGTTCTGACGGACAAGAAGGAGAACACGGACCAGATCGTCGCTCCTCGATGTTATGGCTATAGATCCGGGGCGACGAACGTCAGCGTCTTCCAATTCAACACACCTGAGGCGGCGGAGACGTGGCGCAAGGCCATGGACGAGATGCCGGGAGGCGAGACGTTGGTGCCCAAGGGGCACGTCGTCTTCAGCATCTGGGGTGGTGTGGATGCCGACCGACAGAAGGTGATCGCCGCGTTGAAGTAGCCCGTTCGCCCCTTCTGGGGGTGCATGAGCGGAGCACTGAAGGTCGGCGACGTCTTCGTGGCGGTCAGCGCGTCGCTGAATGAGTTCACCAAGGGCATCGACGAGTTGCTCGAAAACGTAGAGGAAGCGGCCGACGCCATCGAGGGCGCCATGTCCAAGGCGGCGGCTGCCCTGGGGGACTTCTCCGAGGGACTGCTCTCGGTCGCGGCGGTGGCCGGTGCGGCGGTGGCTGGCGCGGCCGAGTCCAACGAGGCGGCGAAGAAGGCGGCGGACGACCTCAAGGCGTCCATGCTCCAGCTCTCGTCCGAGGTGGGCGCGGTCTTCCTGCCGCTGGTGCGCGAGCTCACCGAGGGCGTGCGCACCCTGACGGCGACCTGGCGAGGACTGGGCGCCGAGCAGAAGCAGCAGCTCGTCTCCTTCGTCCGGTACAGCGCGATCGTCGGAGCGGCCGGCCTCGCCACATCGCGGGCGCTGCTTTTCACCAAGTCGCTCTTCGAAGGCACCGTGGTGCTCGCGCGGGGACTGCGCACGCTCAATGGCGGCCTGGGCATCCTCGCCACTGGACTCAGGGGTGCGGGCCCGCTGCTCACCCGTCTAGGCTGGCAGCTCGTCTACCTGAAGCAGGCGAGCATGGGGGATGTCTTCGCTGCGGTGACCGCGTCGCTGCGCACGTTCGCCGCCAACCTCCGGGCGCTGCCGGGGCAAGCGGGCGGGCTCGGGTCGGCGTTCAAGTCGATGCTGCCCACCCTCCTTGCGGTGGGTGCCCCGGTGCTGGCGATCACCGCCGCCGTCGCGGCCCTGGTGCTCCTCGCGGGCTCCCTCTACCGGGCCTGGAACCGGGGCGGAGCGGGCCTCAAGGAGGTCCTCGCCGGTGTCGGCGAGTCCGTCCGGGGGCTGGCCGCGCAGGTGAAGGACACGTTCGTCGGCATCTTCGACGCCTTCATGGAGTTCGCCCTGGGGCTGGCGTCCGCGTTCCTCGAGGTGCTCGCCGCCAAGGTCCGCGCCGTGGCTGCCTTCGCCGAGGAGGTCGCCCGGAAGGCTGGACGGGAGAATTGGGCCGACAACCTCGCCCAGGTCCAGAAGCTGTCCGGCACCGGCATGGTGAAGGCCATCGTGGGGCAAGTCTCCCCCGTGGTCGACGCGGCCCGGCAGAAGCTCGCCAGCGCCGGCGCGGTACTCAAGAGCATCGGCAAGGAGACGGGGCAGGCCATCGGGTACGGGCTGAGCGAGAGCGTCGGGGGGTTGAAGGACCTCTTTCAGGACACCGGGCTCGCCGGCATGAAGGAGCAGATCGAGAACTGGCTCCAGGGCCTCATGCCCAAGGTGGGAGACCCATCCTCCGTCAGCGCGCCCGACGACCGGGAGGCCGCGGCCGCGCGGTATGCAGACTGGGTGAAGAAGCAGGACGCGAGCCTGCGCGAGGCTCTCTACGAGGACGCGGCGGCGGCGAACAAGGCCCTCGCCGCAGAGGCTGCCGCCATCGAGGAGACGGTGCGCCAGGTAGAGAGAGAAGCGCAGGAGGCGAGCGAGATGGCCCAGTTGCAGGCGGAAGCCAGTCTGGAGGCCGCGGAGGACGCCCGGCGCGCCCAGGCAGCAGAAGCCGAGCAAGCCGTGGAGGCTTGGCGGGCCTCGCGAGACGAGGCCCGGCGCTTGGCGGAGGCCGTGGCGGACGCCCGGGAGGCGCTGGCGTCCAATCTCGCCTCACGCACCGGCAATCTCCAGGGCCTCGTGCAGTCAGCCGGGCAGGGAGCCATGGTGGGCGGGCCCGTCGGCGCGGCGGTGGCCGTGGGGTTGGACCTACTCACCCAGTCCGAGGGGTTTCAGCAGATCATCGAGATGGTGAACACCGTCATCCAGCAGGTGGCGGACGCGCTGGGCTCCTTCCTCGTGCCACTCCAACCCCTGGTGGCGTCGGTGCTGCGCCTGGTGCCGATCATCGCCAACGCCCTGGGCCCGGTGTTCAGCTTCATCGGGCAACTCCTCGAGCCCCTGGTGCCCGTCTTCTATGTCATCGGCGAGGTCCTCCAGGTGTTGGAACCCCTGTTGCAAATGTTCGCCGGGGCGTTGCAGCTCGTCGCCATGCCCATCAAGCTGCTCGTCGACACCGCCCTGCGCATGCTCTTCGAGGGACTCAAGATGCTCGGCGTCGCGCTCCTGGCCCTGGTCCGGGGAATCAGTTGGCTGTGGAATGGCTTGGTGGAGGGCGTGCAGTTGCTGCTCCGAACGCTCGCGCACCTGCCCTTCCTCGACGGACTCAACAAGGTGGCCGACGAGTTGGAGGCGGTGAAGGTGGATCGGGACGCGCTGAAGCAGTCCCAGGAGGAGTTGCTCAACCTCACCTACGAGCAGGCCCGCGCGAAGGCGGCCGAGACGGCGGCCACCATCAAGAACACGAAGGCGTTGCAGGAGGCGACGGAGAGCCTCACCAACGTGCCGGCGGCGTGGCGCGTGGCCCAGCGGCGCTTCCAGGCCCAGGACGCGCGCACCTCGCCCCTGCTGCCGGCTGGCCTGGCACCGAGCACCGCCCAGGCCGCGCCCGCGCAGACGGCCGCCCCGGCGATCGCCATCGGCACGGTCAACGTCTCTGGCGAGGACACGGGCCGCGCGCTCGCCAAGCTCGAGCAGCACTTGAACAACCTCTCCTTCCGCAACCGGGGCACCCGCGCGGGCCCGGGCCGGTACGCGGTGGAGGGCGGGTAATGGCCCTTCTGCGAGTCAACGGGGTGCCGGTGGAGTGCACCGCCTCGGAGTGGGAGCCGGTGACGCTCGGCGAGGTGGCGCGCAGCTTCAACGGCTGGCCGCGTGACACTGGCCGGGTGAAGAAGAAGGACTTCCGCTTCACCACGGGGCTGCTTTCCCTGCCGGAGGCGGTGGCGGTGCGAGGCCTCGTGGAGGGCGCGGGGCACGTGCTCACCTTCGAGGACGCCGCCGGGTACCTCTACACCTCGCGCGAGCTCGCGCCGCTCAGCGCCACGGGCGCCACCCGCTCCACCGTGGGCGCGAGGCACGGCAGCGCCTGCCTGAGCGTCGCCCCCAGCTCCGTGGTGGGGTGGAACGTGGGCACCCAGGGGTACGAGGGCGAGGGCGGCACCTTCATGGGCTGGGTGCGCGAGGGCACGGGGCCCTGGAGACACATCCTCTACGCCGCCGGCGGGCTGTCCCTCCACGTCGACGGCAAGCGCGTGGATGCGAGCGGGGGCTACCCCTTTGCCCAGGCCCAAGACGGCTACGTCGTGCTGGGAGACATGGGCATGCAAGGCATTGCCACCCACTTCGACGACGTGGTGGCCCTGCCCTACTCGGTGCCCTCGGCGTGGGTGCCCCACCTGTACGCCTGGCACAGCGCGCGCGGCTGGCCTGCCCTGCCGTACGTGGTGGCCCAGGGTCCCCGTTTCCCCGCCCAGGGGCAGCTCGTGCTGGGCAAGGCCGGCGCGGGCCGCGCCGAGGTGCTCCTCACCACCGTGGGGGAGTCCTTCGACTTCTCCCTGCACGGCACGTGAGAGCGGCCCTTCTCCCGGGGCATGCGCCCACTCTCCCCTTCCCAGCTTCGCCTGCTCTCCTGCCCCGCCGGCTACACCGTGCGCGGCCGCGTCCGCGTGCTCGGCCCGGACGGCACCACCTGGCACAACCTCTCCGCCCTCTTCGGCCGGGACTTCCTCGAGGGGGTGGACGTGGACGAGTCCCTGGACAGCCCGGTGGCCCAGGCCACGGTGCGGGTGCTGCGCGAGGTGAATGGCCTTTCCCTCTCGCCCCTGGTGACGGACTCGCGCGCCAACAACCTCGCCGGCGCCTACTCCCCCCTGCTGGACGCGGGACGCGCCTTCCGGGTGGAGGTGGGCCTCTCCGCGCTGGGCTGCGAGCCCGGCCCCGGGGACTGGCTGCCCCTCTTCTACGGCAGGGTGGACGACGTGGACGCCGGCGACGTGGTGCTCACCTTCAAGGGCCGGGACTTCGCGGGCGTGCTGCAGGACGTATGGCTGCGCCAGGAGCACCCGTACGGAACCACCGCGGGCACGCCCCTCCAGACGGTGTGCCAGTCCATTCTCAATGACTCGCACCTGTCTGCCTTCGGCCTCTACGTGCCGACCGATTTGGCCTGGGACTTGGGCCCCTACAACCAAGCCGTGGAGCCCGTGGCCGACGCCCTCGCGAAGCTCGCCACCGCTCGAGGCGCCGAGTGGCGCTGGAAGCTGCGCCCGGACACCGGAGACTGGGGCCTGTGGCTGTGGGTGCCCGACAGGAGCGCCTCCGAGCCCGTCTGGGAATGGGGCCCGAAGGACTACAAGGATCTCGGCGGGCTCTCCACCTCGCTCGCGGACGTGCGGACGCTCGTGGAGGTGGTGTACTCGGACGCGAGCGACTTGGACGTGACGGGGCAGCCCAAGCGCAAGGTGGTGGTGCGCGAGGACGCGGCCGCCACCGCTCGCTACGGGTACCGCGCGCCGGATGGCTCCATGGTGCCGCGCTTCATGCGCGTGGCCGAGGGGGCGGCCAGCAACATCCGCTCCCAGGCGGCCGCCGGGCGCCTGGCCGACGCGGCCCTCGCGGACTTGTCCTCGGCCTCGCTCGGGGTGAGCGTGGAGGTGGCGCTACACCCCGGGCTCGAGCTGGCCGACTTGGCGCGCCTCGCCCCCAACGGGGTGCACTTCGTCGACGCCCAGACGCTCGCCATGCGCCAAGTGACGCACTCCCTCTCCGTCTCCGGGGGCACCACGCGCGTGCAGCTGCTCGGCAAGCCGAGCCTCAGTCCGCGGGCCTGGCTCGGCCTCGAGGCCCGGCCCGGAGTGGCCCCGGCGCCCACCTTCACCGGCCCGGCCGCGCCCTCGGGGCTCGCCGTCACCAACGCCTCCACCGGCGCCGTGCTGCTCTTCACCGCCCCGGACGGCACCACCGGCCCCACCGCGGACAGCTTCGAGCTGCACATGGGCGCCACGCCGGGCTTCGTCCTCTCCAGCGACACCCTCAAGGCCGTGAGCAGTTCCACGCGCTTTGATTTGACCGCCCTCCCCCCCGGCGTCACCTACTACGCGCGCGTGCGCAGCCGGGACAAGAAGGGCAACGTGGGCCCGGCCTCGGCGGAGGTGACGCTGTCTCCCCGCTACCTCTACCCGGGGACATTCCTGCCCAGCGTCACCTACGGCGCCCTGCCCCTCAACGGGGACTTCGAGGCCCACCTGGACGCGGCCGCGCCGCCGGACGGGTGCGCCATGCTGCAGGGCACCTGGGGCGTGGACGCCTTCGGGGACACCTCGCTCACCTACTCCGGCGCGCGCTCGCTGCGCTTGGTGGCCCGGACGGGAGGGACGCGCCTGGGGCTGCAGCCCTTCGTGGCCCGGGCCGGGGAGCGCTTCGCCGTGAAGGCTCTCTTCTACCCCCAGGAGGGCGGCACGAGCGCGGGACTCTACGTCACCTGGCTCGACGCTGGCTTCGCCCCTGTGGGCACCACCAACGTGGGCGCCGAGGCGCTCTCCGGCGGCACGTGGCGGACGCTCTCCGGCTACGTCACCGTGCCCGCCCAGGGCCGCTACGCACGCGTGGAGGTGGGCACCGCTTCCTCGTCCTCCGGCCGCGTCCTCTGGGTGGACTCGGTGGTGGTGGAGCCCTCCCTCACGGTGGTGCCCGCATGGCAGCGACTGCGCCACCCCGTGTTGGGAGGCAACCTCACCGACTACGAGGAGGGGTGGAGCCCCCTCCCCACAGCCCCCGTGAGCTACCGACTGGATCCCCTGGGGTACGTTGAATTCCAGGGGACATTGCTGTCGGCCATCACGGCGATTAACGCCAACAGCACGGCCTTTACCCTGCCCCCCGGCTACCTGCCCGGACAAAACTACCTCCTGCGCACGCACGACCAGGGCCGTCTCTGCTCGGTGGACGTCCGTCCCTCGGGCCTCGTGCAGGCGTACAACGTCGTCGTCGGCTCGCAACTCAGTCTGGACGGTGTCCGCTTCCGGCCCGTCAACTGACGCACGAGGCGCAGTCCACCGCCCAGCGCTTGCCCCCGCCCTGAGCGCCGGCGTCCGAGACGAGGCGCAGGCGCCCCTCTCCCGCCTTCACCCAGGTGCCGCACGCGCACGCGGCCGCGCGCGTGTTGGGGCGGAAGCGCACGGGGCCCCGCGAGCACTGGGGCTCCACGTGCGCGAGGCCCAGCTCCGCGGAGAACTCCGCCTCCTCGCCCTTGCGGATGTGTCCTCCACAGGCCCGGCAGGTGCCAGCCTTCTTCGTGGTGATTGTTGGCATGTCAGGCCGCCTCAAGGTGCTCGCGCAGCGCCGCCAGCCCCTCTGCGCGTGCTTCGAGCAACTCCGCGAGGGAGCACCCGAGGTGCCGCGCGAGCTGCGCGTCATTGAGGCGCGGGGTGGAGAGGCCCAGGGGCACGCCCACGGCGAGGCGCTGCCGGCGCGGGAGGCGCTCGAGGGCGGCCACCGCGGAGCCCTGGGCAGAGAGCTCCTCGAGGCGCTCCCCGCCAGCGTCGGCCACGTCCGAGGCCTCGCGCTCCTCGCACCGGGTGGCGCCCTGGGCCAGCGCCAGGGCCGTGGCCGCGTCGGCGCCCTCGGTGGCCAAGGCCTCCTCGTACGTCACCTCCTCGCGCTCCACCCGCTTGCGCGCGCGCGCGGCGAGCTTCCGCCCCCAGTGAGTCGGCCCCACCAGGCGGCCTTCCGCGAGCACGTTGCCCAGGTGCTGGCGCACGGCCTGGGCGACGTACGCGGGGTACAGGGTGCGGCCCGGCCCGGCCTTGCCCGGGGTGAAGCCGCGCCAGAGCTTCTGCGCGCGCAGGGCCGCCTCCTGCAGCAAGTCCGCGCGCGAGAGGTACGTGCGCTCATGGCTTGCCCAGGCCCGGCGCGCCTCGGCCGCGAGGAAGGGGGTGAGCAGGCGCAGCAGTTTCTCTTCCGCGGCGAGCTGCCGGCGGCTGCCCTCCGGCTGGCCCCGCGCCTCGCGCAGCGCCGTCTCCATGGCCTCGGCCACCTCCGGCGCGAGCCACCCTTTTCCCCTGGAAGGCCGCTGGAAGGGCAGCACCAGCTGGGCACCAGGCGCCGCCGGTGGTGGTGTGCGGCCGCGCAGGTGAGGCCGGTGCGCGCGATCGCGGCGCCGCGCCTCGCGTTGCGGTACCTCGGCGAGGAAGGCGAAGGGCTGCTGCCTGGGAGGGTTGGGGACGGCGGCGAGCGCAGGGCGCGGAGACGCGCGAGCGGAGGAGCGCGAAGGGGCGGGACAGGCGGAACAGGCCATGTCGGCCCTTGTCCTCGCCGCTGTGGGCTTCGTCCATTACCGGACTGGGAGCCCCGCCGGCAGTCCGGTGCGGCCATTGCCCTGGACGCGAATCCCCGCTCGCCGGAGTGCGTCCAGCGCCTCCTGTTTCGACACCGCGAAGCGCTCGCAGAGCGCGTCCACCGAAAGCTCCGGCTCGCGCTGGTACAGCTCGACAATCCGCCGGTGGCGCCAGGCGCTCAGCTCCGCCGCGGTGAGGCCCAGCAGTGGGCGCGCGGGGCCGAGTTCGTCACTCCGCTCCGATTCCACCAGGTGGGCGGGCCGAGAGGGCGGTTTCTCCCCGCGCGCCCGGGCGAGCTTGTGCTTGTACACGCACTCCGCACAGCGCCAGGGCACGGGGCCCTTCGGGCCCACCTTCACCTCCGCGCCGCACGCGCAGGTGACGTGCCGGGGGCGCTGGAAACAACTCATGGCCGCCTCCGGCGCAGCTCGCCCACCGCGCGGGTGAAGCCGAGCAGCGAGGCCACGAGGCTCCCCGCGGAGAGCAGCCGGGGCGCCTCGCCCGGGGTGCCGAGAAGCGCGCAGGCGAGTAGCACGTGCGCGAGGAACACGAGGCGCTGTTGGCCGTGCGTCATGGCCCACCCTCCCCCACGTCCACGCGCACCCCGGCGAGGCCGCACCGCTCGGCGTGCTCGCGCAGCAGGAAGCCGAAGTGCTCCTCGACGAAGCTCCGGCGGAACCTGTCCCCCGCGGAGAGCACCAGCACCCCGGCCGCCACCTCCCGCGGGCGCAGCAGCTCAAGCTGGCTCACGGCGTACTTGAGTCCCTTCTCGCTCAGGGACGCGAGCACCTG harbors:
- a CDS encoding SIR2 family protein is translated as MSKRVWILGAGFSRPLGGPLLNELMRSEVLNHLEACYPKAQFPKLDALIYDLVLRLYSYGSRSADNQARNRWNDVGEFIWGDAEQFLDYMDTAAAGGAGSPAYHRLVRIFKSWNCAPDVIPEPLELSRAAKRIVAAYCSAFLVGADPSTERWSPFVDWASRLTNDDTIITFNYDCVIEKLNAVTNKIHVVRLGESAMHSLSYHQRARLLKLHGSVNWQVKGLPDDSRELPTGEETVEVHHQPDFDFALKCKDSELAIASPGPLKKRISDGWLRQLWVAGEEAIRSADSIVFIGFRFPPSDSHARERLLTAIRGNEKAYLAVHTVLGVNSPDAQRLQSLLRFALSDRHPIADGSPPQNAGGLRFTLVDHPLYGEDFLSVCPAKWIDEPWRMFSSHWPQRR
- a CDS encoding fibronectin type III domain-containing protein; protein product: MRPLSPSQLRLLSCPAGYTVRGRVRVLGPDGTTWHNLSALFGRDFLEGVDVDESLDSPVAQATVRVLREVNGLSLSPLVTDSRANNLAGAYSPLLDAGRAFRVEVGLSALGCEPGPGDWLPLFYGRVDDVDAGDVVLTFKGRDFAGVLQDVWLRQEHPYGTTAGTPLQTVCQSILNDSHLSAFGLYVPTDLAWDLGPYNQAVEPVADALAKLATARGAEWRWKLRPDTGDWGLWLWVPDRSASEPVWEWGPKDYKDLGGLSTSLADVRTLVEVVYSDASDLDVTGQPKRKVVVREDAAATARYGYRAPDGSMVPRFMRVAEGAASNIRSQAAAGRLADAALADLSSASLGVSVEVALHPGLELADLARLAPNGVHFVDAQTLAMRQVTHSLSVSGGTTRVQLLGKPSLSPRAWLGLEARPGVAPAPTFTGPAAPSGLAVTNASTGAVLLFTAPDGTTGPTADSFELHMGATPGFVLSSDTLKAVSSSTRFDLTALPPGVTYYARVRSRDKKGNVGPASAEVTLSPRYLYPGTFLPSVTYGALPLNGDFEAHLDAAAPPDGCAMLQGTWGVDAFGDTSLTYSGARSLRLVARTGGTRLGLQPFVARAGERFAVKALFYPQEGGTSAGLYVTWLDAGFAPVGTTNVGAEALSGGTWRTLSGYVTVPAQGRYARVEVGTASSSSGRVLWVDSVVVEPSLTVVPAWQRLRHPVLGGNLTDYEEGWSPLPTAPVSYRLDPLGYVEFQGTLLSAITAINANSTAFTLPPGYLPGQNYLLRTHDQGRLCSVDVRPSGLVQAYNVVVGSQLSLDGVRFRPVN